CCATGCAAGTACATTTGCAACAACAGATGCTGCTGCACCTACCTTGAGGCGTATAGAAAGAGCAGCTATAGCGGCTGCCACTCCTATTACCTACCATTCCAGGTTACATTACAGCAGCTTCATCATTCCGACAGCATCTTCTTATAATGTTATACACTTATCTCTCCCCATTCTTAACTCTTTGTCTCATCTTAATCACAGGGAACTGTTGCTCCTTATACATGAACACCTGCAGGCATCTGGCTTGACTAAGGATGCTGATACACTTCTTAAGGAGACTCAGTTGACACCTTTACCATCCTTCGCAGAGAGAACCCCTGTCCTATACCAAACTTCTATTCAGGAAACTTCAGCAGTACAATTTCAATGGCCATCCGGGAGTGTCCCCGGTGGTTTTCTTTCCGCTGTATCAAATACTTCACAGGGTGACAAATCTTGCCATAATTTCGACTCTATGAGGCCTGTTGCCAAAAAGGCATCGGTTATTCCGTGTAATATCAACTCTGAGTCAAAAAGTCATGCTTCTACTCCGCCATCATCAACTATCAAGAAATTAGGAGCACCGAAAACTTCATCGTCACCTACAGGGGTAGCTCAAACTTCATCTGGTTTTTCTTCTACCAGTCATATTTCTGATATGAAATCTCAATCGAAGGCTCCAAATATATTGCCGATAAAACGGAAGCTAGAGTCAAGGGATAGTAGTTTGGAAAGCCCAGGCAAGCGATTGGCAACAGGTGATAGTGGGTTTCAGTACACTACATGTCAGACGGCCAGTATTGCCAGAAAGAGCAACTTATCAGTGGACGTTACACCCGGTTGTCAGCAAAATCAGGATGGTCGATTAGCAAGTGATGGTTTTCATTCTGATTCTTTGAGGGAAAGTACTGCCACTGGTCATCTAGCTGACTCTGTCAAAGCAGAAAGAGTATCCCTAGATTCTCTCGTGGTGCAATATCTGAAGCAACAACATCGTCAGTGCCCAGCTCCTATTACTACTTTACCGCCTATCTCTCTCTTGCATCCACAGGCGTGCCCCGAATCAAGATGCAGCCTCGATGCACCAACAAATGTAGTCGCGAGGTTAAGTACTCGTGAGTTCAGAAACAGTTTTGGTGGACGTTTCAGTCGTAGGGATCGCCAGTTTATCTACAGCAGATTCAGGCCATGGCGTAGTTATCGGGATGAATCTTCTCTTGTGACGTGCCTAACTTTTCTAGGGGATTTCTCTCAGACTGCAATTGGATGTCAGTCTGGTGAAGTCAGGATATTTGATTCAAACAGCTGTGATGTTGTGGAAAGTTCCGCAGGCCACCAGTCTCATGTGACACTTGTTCAATCTGCGGTATCAAGTGGGGCTCAATTGGTTCTTTCATCTGCTTCTCAAGATGTATGTTTGTGGGATGCTTTTTCACTCTCAGCTGGTCCCTTGCGTACATTTGAAGGATGCAAGGGAGCAAGATTTAGCACCTCTGGTACCTCATTTGCATCCATATCTACACTATCATCCACACGTGAGGTGCTTCTGTATGATATTCAAACACACAATCTGCAGTTGAAGTTTTGTGATACCTCAACTGCTCCTTCAGCTCCTGGGAGGTGGCATATGCAGTACCCTGTACATTTTAGCTCTGAAGACAATTTGTTGTTGTGGAATGGGGTTTTATGGGACCGGCAGAGTTCTAGAGTTGTTAAATATTTTGATCAGTTCACAGATTATGGTGGTGGTGGATTTCATCCTGGTGGAAATGAGGTATGCTTTTAAACTACCCGATAACCTTGTTAGTTGAACATTTAGATTtcggagaaagaaaaaaagactaAAGACACAATGAGCCCTCAGTTAATAGATATGATGTGTTACAGTCCCTATATCCTTATTTCAGATGTTAGTTTTGCTTTCCTACTAGCTTTTTGATATGTTGCATGATgtctttatgtttttttttttttgaagacctATTAAGTCCTTATTTCTGAAGCTCCACAGTACTATTTGCTTATTGTTCTATACTTCAattgctaaaaaaaaaattaattaaaagctATATATCAAAGTAGAGAATAGAGATAATGAGGGAACTAGCTTTTTTGGGGTCATTGAGCACTCTATCATTTGTTATTACAGGTTTGCTTGAGTGTTTTTTTGTTAGTTTGCTGAGATGAGTCTGTAATGCTTTCACTTTCTTGTGAGTAACTACGTGGTAGTTACCTCGGATTTTGTATCATCTTTTGCCTATCAGTGCAACATTGTTGATCAAGCACAAACAAGAGATAATGAGGAACTTTTCTGCCCCTACACAACTAAGTAACATGAGTTTTCTTAGATCATACGACTGCCATGCGcctatttatttttttgtccATTTGTTCATCATATATGATTTAATGAATTGTTATGTATACTACAGGTAATAATTAATTCAGAAGTTTGGGACCTTCGAAATTTCAAGCTCCCCCGGAGTGTGCCTTCTTTGGCCCAGACCACTATAACATTTAATGCTCGTGGGGATGTAATTTATGCAATTTTGAGGAGAAATCTAGATGACCTAATGTCGAAAGTTCATGCACGTCGTATGAGGCACCCGCTCTTCGCTTCATTCCGCACCATTGATGCTACAAACTACTCAGACATTGCTACAGTCCCTGTTGACCGGTGCATTCTTGACCTCGCCACAGAAGCAACTGACACTTTTGTCGGTGTGGCATCTATGGAAGACAATGAGGAGATGTTTGCTACGGCCAAGCTTTATGAAATAGGTAGACGACGAACCACCAATGACGATTCTGATCCTGACGATTATGTAGaaagtgaagaagatgatgatgagactGACAACATGCCGGTGAAACCCCAACTTTAGGTCACGAACTAGACAGTGATGAATTTGAAGAAGATGGCAGTGATGGCTACGAAGAAGAtggcagtgatgatgatgatggtactgAAACTTATGAGGAAGATGGTGGTAGCCAATCTGTAGGGTCTGACAGTGAAGACAACTCAGAAGACTAGTGATTTGAAGAGGCAATTAGATTTTTGAAGTTCATTGAATTCCATAGAAATTAAATTGTTTACGGATATTTAGTTGCTTCATTTACATCCTAAATTGTATCAAGTGTAAAGATGATAACGGTGAGGAGATGTAGATTGTTTGtacataaaaagaagaagaaaagtgtccCCCTCTTGTCATTCTTCCTTGTCCTGGAAATACTTTGTTGTCTCCCTCAAGCTATTGTACATTTTTGGTTGGTCCAATAGAAATTAATCTCAGTAAAAAACAGTATCTGATCTTGACAGGTGAACGTGGTTTACAAGTTTTGAATTAGTCAAATTATTACTAGAAATTTCTCTACCAAGTCTAGTCAATTTGTAAGACATCTCCAAACATTAAAACACCATTGGTCACCGAAATCGTTTTGCTGCTGCCTGGAACTTACTAACatcatattcaccattagatgttTGCATTTACAGGCTTCCAGGTGAATAATGCGTATGATTTTTGCAAAATAATCCTCGCTATTTAGTTTGTATTATATATGTATAGAAAACTCTTCGAAGCATGTCTCACTGGATTTTCTGTTACACTTTGGGTCTCCAACCTTGATCATCAATGTCAAGTTGGCTGTTGTGACATGGAACCTAAAGCTCTTGGGTGTGACAATTCTCATGTTTCTCTTTTAGGGTGTTAAGATAGTGTTAGTTTCAGCCAAACTTATTGAGGACTTGAACTCGAGGATGCATTATTGATATTTTCATCAGGTAGATGCGGACCAAGAAAACCACCTGCAGTTGGCGTCTTGCAACCTGAGGCTACATTATCTCGTTTGATTATGCAGAGATTACCTTCAGTAACATTTTCTGAGAAACGATGTTCAACAGCTAGATCTGTCTCTTATGTGTCCCATCAAAATTGAAGGAATTTTTTTCTGGTCAAGCAATTATAGTATATATCGACCAAATAGTTTTCTAAAATTTATAAGCAAAACCCAGTGAGCTTCAACTGAAGAGGAAAGGGTGAGTTAACACGTAAAAAATGTTCAAATAGCCGGAAAGTTTTAATAAAACTGGGAGAACAGTATTCACCTCTGCAAAGAACAGGCTTATTTAGGCTATTCCCTGAAGCACTAAGAGTAGACTAAATCAAGAAGTGTCAACCTGCCtccgaaaaataataataactgaAGAGTGCTAGTTCCGATACTATATCAGAAAGAAGGTTCATAATCCATATCGAGTACTGACATGCTTCTTCTTCTCAAGCACATCAAGTGGATAAATCAAAATACAGAAACTCAGAATatcaaaatcaaggaaaataaatCTTAAAGGGTTAGACATAATTCAGTCAGACCTAGAAGAAAAAGATGAGTTAACCGTGTTACGATCAAGAAGACTCCACTGAGCAATCGACGATCTGctttgaacaaaataaataaaaacgatTGAAACCCAACTCTTTAAATCCTAAAATTCAACCGTTCACAGTAATTGAGCGAACCCAAAAAATGTTCTAGAGTTTCTGAATAACATAAATTACTTGGAAACAGTAACAATCCGAAATTCACATAAAATGAAACATGCAAAATCTACATTAACATAAATTACTTGTAGAAGCATGGAGGTCTTGAAATGGTTGCAGATTCATTTCGCACGGGCCGAACATCATCGCTACAGTTTCTTAGCTCCCTGCTACAGCTGGGATAGCTGCTGGACTAGCATCTTCAGCTTTCTCGTGTTCTTTGTTTAGCATCTGTAATGAACCCCATAATATTAATATTTGTGACGAAGTAATCAAAATAAATTGATCACAATTAATGCTAAAAGGAGATTTAAATTAAAAAGCTAAGAAACATCCTTTTACagacaagaaaaagaagagaCAAACTTATGGAAGGATGCGTGACGAAAAGGATGTCATATTCCACAAGAATAGAGATTATTACCTTGTTGTTTATCAGATTATGTAAAGCAATTACACTTCTGATGAGTGAAGAAAGATAAATCACCAACATCATGTCATTTGTTTTAACTGTCCAGGGAAAAggaaaaatatttcaaaaatctGAAACAGAAAGATGTATCCACATTCGAAAAACAAGCCAAAGATAACCATTACCTGCAAAAGACTTGATTAGCTCGGCCACATTGAGATTAGGAAGAAGATTGAACACATCCTGTAGAAAAGGTTTAAATGGTTATTATACAGAATTTAGCATTCACACTCTAGGATGCTAGTGTACTAGATgataaaataaaagtaaacaagCTTTTACCTGCAAATGGTACAGAATTTCATGATTCAAAGGGAGTTTTCCCTCAATTACAAGATCAAGATAACCACGAATCTCGCGAAGACGTGCATCTAGCCCCTTTAGAGCTGCAAGTTTGCCCGTAACCTGTCCAGCACAGAATTTAATTATATTCGTCCTATAGTTTCCTTTCCTTTGTACTACACAGTAAGACTGACTTTAAAGTTTAAAGTCTAAAAATAACCATTCCATACAAAAAGTTAGATGCATTCCTGGGCTTCAAGAGCATtagagcaattcctatgggatgaacaaactcagagtttgatcattttgctcccactatggaatgaacaaacatagaaaatggatgttcaaatgaacagtTCTGTTCATTTTAACATTGAGTTGGATGAACGGGCGCGTGTCTGTTGTAAGGACGCGCGAGCCTAGGTAAATCGCGCGACCCAAGAGAAAACGCGGGCGTTCCTACCACAAACTCCGGCGTTTCTATCACGAACGCCTACTGCAAATTctgttattttattaatatttatctcactttatcctattttatctcacttttatcttatcttatctcacttcatcctattttatctcaccaaaatattatattttaaatTTTAACTTTATCCTACAAagcattttatattaaaaaaaatactagTGAGCCCCTAGAAAACCAAATCTGTTCATTTTGCcctgctttaccatagtggagaaacccgtttgaccatccacgtggctcaacaaaattttgagtttgaacattaccataggaactgctctaaatgaaataaaataaattaaaaactgAGATCCCTTAGCAGAAGCAATACCTCAGTTGCAAGGGTGCTAATGGTAGTATCCTTAACATCCCTGAGCAAGTGCTCCACTCCTGTAGCCATAAAAAAAAGGCAATGAACAAGATTGAATTATAAAACCAGAATAGTTACTTCGTGTCttttttctcatgatccttgatgAAAATAAGAGGTTTAAATAGACTATCAGTAACTATTGTCAGCTTACCAATTTCCTCAACTTCATGAGCAGCAATTTCTGATTGCACGTGTACAAAAACCTTCTGGCTTTTCTGTGTGGCGTTCTGTTACCATTGCAAGATTAGATTATAGATCGAGCATAATCAAATACAAAAGATTGATAGCAAAACAAAATAACCAATATCTGCTGAAAGATACCATATTTTCACAACGAATGCGAACATCTATTTCTGGACTCGTGGTATAGTCTGTTTTAAGGACACTGTTCCAAGTATTTGGCGTATAGCTGGGACGCTGATGCAGGAGCAAAAATAGGTTTCTTTTCTTTACTTATTTAAGTTATGTGATCGCTAATATGTCATGTGACTATCATGTGGCTTTCTTAAACTCAAAGGCTAGGATTTAAATAATCTTTCTTTAGGATTCAACAAAGAAACCTGGCACCCTGTACCCATGTCCAAGTTAAATTTTGCTTACCTCCTTGACTTCTTCAATATCATAGTAGGCTTTAGTTGGAATTCCCAATTCTTTAGGTTGCACATCAATGATTACCAAaacaggatttggaacataactGGAATATCACAAGCAAAAAGGCATACGTTATTAAGAATCCAGATATTGATTGAGAATGCATTAAAACAGCAAGAAGAATACAAAAAGTTGACTACAAATCCACATTGAAGAAAGAAAACATCCTCAATAAAACATTTCTCAGGTGATATAGATGAATTATCTTACTCATGGAATAATGCATGGACATCAAGGTCATTTTCACGCAGTTTTGGACCAGTGCTGTACCAACCGACAATATGTTCCTTGGCTGAAACAAAAAACAATCTATATGATCAGAGCTGAATAAGAGGTGCAGTCTACACATGAGAGAAAAGAAACAATACCATTTATTCTCTTGAACATGGAAAACATAGATTCATGGTAGTTATGATCAAGAAACCATATGCTGGGATCCCTGTCATCTTCTTCAAAGGGCACTGTGTAAAGTGGAATAATATTGTTAAACGTAGAGCAAAAGTAAGCAACTATAGATATCTTGTGTATGAAATATTACTAACTGAGAAATAAATAAACAACAATCTTCCAATAATTTGATATACAATGTCTAGGTGCTCAACAAATCACTTTCTGACACCTTACAAATCAATTCCCTTCCTCTGTGGATACAGTGCTGGGAAAATgacaacacacacacacacacacaaaaaaaaagagagagagagagtggaaAAGCTTTAAAACGGAAGAGTGAAATGGCAGAGGCAGGTGAGATTATTGGAAAATCAGAACTAAGGCACTGTAATTATCCACACAAACACAGTTAGAAGCTTTGCACTATCTGGAAAATgatgaaaacaaaagaacaacttaTGGGAAAGCAATGACAAAAGGAAGGCATCACAGAAACCCCCATTGCAGTCCGAAAATGAGAACTAAGAAAATcatgaaaacaaaaagagaaacatAAGGAGCCAACACATGAGGAGCCGAAAAAGACTGAATCATGGATTAGGTATCACAGAATCCCCAATGCAGTTTGAAAATAAGTTCCCAAGTTCCAAATAACAAAAGTTCTAGATATCACAGCCGAAATCAAACACAAGAACATTTATTCTTCCCTTTCCCTCTATCCCAATATTAATAGAAGAAATAGATCCATCATTTGACCCTTTTCAAAGTATAAATAGTTTCCTTCTGCCTAATTCTACATtataaacataaatttattataCTACCACACCATTAGCAAAATCAACAACATGCATCTAACTAAGATAATCAACAAAACCATGGATTAGGAATTTAAGTACTGTAAAACAAGCCAAATCTACGCACACACTATCATTTTTCTACTCTGAAACGTCATACAAGCTGGATCTGACAAAAACCCAGCCAAGCGAACAAAAGGCAACCTACTGTGACCCTAAATCCAGTACTCAAACATCTACTAGCACTAATATTCCTAAacctaaattcaaaaaaaaaaaaaaacaaagggcAAAAATAGAGTGAAAAATCAACATGAGTTGGAATCAAACCTGCATAGCTATTGGTAACATCAACAATTCCTTTAAAAGAACTACCAAGAAGAACACCAACAACACGTTTCCTGGTGTCTTTAGCAACTCTGTTGTAATTATCAACAATACTTAAAAGAACTAATGGATGCACTATCACTTTCTCAATCGGCCTCGCCGAAATCTGCTGAGTCTTAATCACATCCATTATGGAATCTCAGTCGATACAAAGATCTGGTGTTATTGTTTCGTTcaacttataaaccctaattccttctGGAACTCTGAAACCCAACAATTTGATTGTTTTCCTTCCCCAAATCGGCTGCacgagaagaaaaagggaaaagaagTGAAAACCCTCTGGTACACGCAATAAAACTAAAACTATATGGTAGCGCTGGGCCAGCTATTTTTCGATCCGTTTTGGACCTATCATTTTTTCATGGACCGATCCGTTTTGAACCTAGAGCAAGTCCAGTGGATACCGTCATATACTTGTTAACTACACTGTCCTAAGCTGTGGAATTAGATGGTCTAATAAGAGTTTGACTTATTCTTTTGGCTTTCTTTacgtcaaaaaaaacaaaaaaaaaagcctTTAGAGGAGGTTAAGAATATCATATCAGTTCCAGTAAAATTTCTTCTTTTACTGATTTTAATTGTTAGAGGTTTTGATTTACGaatgaaggttattattggggcatTACATtgcattagaggggcgtcacctaataggacaaaaacgggtcactcataagtaatatcaaaaactccttatctaaaataattttgtaatgactaaacaatccttatttagttaattttaatttaatttaatttaattagataaaaattaaattaatgaattttgttgtgtacttggtgaattctgagacaaagtttttgtgggaagaaaaactggccgtaaaataaacttctatggttggaaataatccaaacctgaacgtaaaatcacttctacggttggaaataatccaaacctggacgtaaaatcacttataCAGtttgaattaaaagaaaactagacataaaatcagattctatggttggaattaaaaagaacctggacgtaaaatgagttTCTGTGGTTGGAAcaaattcaaacctggacgtaaaactaaatgcaaataaaattctacagttggaattaatcaaaacctggacgtaaaggacattgtgatgaaaattctcagatcgctgccatcaagatacgattctaagaagcatgccatcgttgagggaaataaccttgataatctctctaaaaatatgctggttgggaagcttaagatttttgatcacgaacattcatccaaatctaaggatgttgcgttcaaagcactaaaggacactaaattacttgatagaagtaaaaaaagtgtatatctctgaagatggtcactctgagacagattcatcagatgaagatctgaACAAATTAgtatcgatgatcacaagacagtttagggatcttctgttgaagagaagtaaacggttctccaaagataagcctaaggcatcagtcaaacctcataatcgtgttcctcctaaaagtagtgatattgatgaaactgatgacgaggatatgcctcaatgctttaagtgtaaaggatttggtcattttgaaaacgagtgtccaaatcgtataaaatacaccgggaacaaaggtcttgctgcaactcttgatgaaatgtctgacaattatgagtctaatgaagacgagaaatcaagtgttgcacttcttggtgaaaatattgatttttatatttgtaacaatacatacatcaatgttgatattctttcagaagataatccaactaatctggaagataaagttgaccctttctttggaaactatgtttgtaatgtttcaggttccactatgtgcctagctacatgcacatctcaaaagcctgacttttatcctagcttgacgtgttcttattgttctctacagggtcatgaactttcaaggtgttacaaatacaaacacCAACGAACACTAGTACAAACagacccttttgccacgccaaattggcgtgtccataggggttttgacACGCCAATTTGGTTTGGACTTAGCGTGGCTTCTGCTagcgtggttttaggtagcttatagccacgcctgccttgcgtgtctatttctgcatgaaatagacacgccagagACATATAGGTGTTGCTATAtagtgtcccaaaaacttaagtaatGGTACTCTCtagacacacgatttattgtactggcgtggctatttggttcaccatagacacacaaattgcttttggcgtggctatttgattcattatagacacgcaaattgctttttggcgtggatatttggttcactttagacacgcaaatttctttttggcgtagccattggttatccgatagacacgccattataggtttaacgtggttatatgttatgttttagccacgccaatttcacttaccttcatccacgtggttgtattaggaaccgttgaataccatccacatgtaacgttgtgagccgttcattggatatcctatagacacgccccatataggtttaacgtggccatatgttatgttttaacaACGGCAATTTCAATAACATTCATCCACGTGGATgtgttaggaaccgttgaataccatccacatctAACGTTGTAagacgttcattggatatcctatagacatgcctcatataggtttaacgtggctatatgttatgttttagccatgccaatttcaataaccttcatccacgtggctgtattaggagCCGTTGAATAACATCCAcgtgtaacgttgtgagccgttcattggatatcatatagacacgccatatagcgtggctatatgtgatatttatccacgccaatttacaattaccttgatccacgtagTCGTATTAGAAattgttggatctcatttaagatgatgcaatattgacagttaaattatatgcatcattcaccgtccacatgtaacattgtgagccattcattggatatcctatagacacaccATAtaacgtggctatatgtgatatttatccatgccaatttacaattaccttgatccacgtggtcgTATTAGGAATCgctggatctcatttaagatatgcaatattgaccgttaaattatatgcatccttcaccgtccacatgtaacattgtgagccgttcattggagaTCC
The nucleotide sequence above comes from Papaver somniferum cultivar HN1 chromosome 8, ASM357369v1, whole genome shotgun sequence. Encoded proteins:
- the LOC113306808 gene encoding 26S proteasome non-ATPase regulatory subunit 7 homolog A; this translates as MDVIKTQQISARPIEKVIVHPLVLLSIVDNYNRVAKDTRKRVVGVLLGSSFKGIVDVTNSYAVPFEEDDRDPSIWFLDHNYHESMFSMFKRINAKEHIVGWYSTGPKLRENDLDVHALFHDYVPNPVLVIIDVQPKELGIPTKAYYDIEEVKENATQKSQKVFVHVQSEIAAHEVEEIGVEHLLRDVKDTTISTLATEVTGKLAALKGLDARLREIRGYLDLVIEGKLPLNHEILYHLQDVFNLLPNLNVAELIKSFAVKTNDMMLVIYLSSLIRSVIALHNLINNKMLNKEHEKAEDASPAAIPAVAGS